The following are from one region of the Gloeomargarita lithophora Alchichica-D10 genome:
- a CDS encoding SDR family oxidoreductase: MVQPPMGWYLVTGATGQIGRRVVHQLRQQGFPVRAWVRLGANYQDLVDAGAELYFGNVTQREDIWAAMGHVSYIISTHYHAKDILNIHLKSNLHLIEVAGKFGVECFAYISGLGVEQYAQNAPLIEAKLAIETALTKSSLNYIILRPTLLNHYLLPWLEQLQKTGSLILTGDGNLRHSWVSLDDLAKITIQLTQNPALWRQIVPVGGLTPLSRWDIIDLYRKLTQSQPMIIPVPLAFLDGVRWGLQWLNQDEDLGTLKILLSHEFICNESEQKRLQNQLNIQLESLEQFLQRYLGLDHSGKE; encoded by the coding sequence ATGGTTCAACCCCCAATGGGATGGTATCTAGTTACGGGCGCAACCGGTCAAATTGGCCGCCGGGTCGTGCATCAACTGCGCCAACAGGGTTTTCCCGTGCGGGCGTGGGTGCGTTTGGGGGCAAACTATCAGGATTTGGTTGATGCCGGGGCAGAACTCTACTTTGGGAATGTCACTCAACGGGAAGATATTTGGGCTGCCATGGGTCATGTGAGTTATATCATCAGTACCCATTATCATGCCAAAGATATTCTCAATATTCACCTAAAAAGCAATCTGCATCTGATTGAAGTGGCGGGTAAATTTGGGGTAGAATGCTTCGCTTATATTTCGGGTTTAGGGGTGGAGCAATACGCCCAAAATGCCCCCCTCATTGAAGCCAAACTCGCCATCGAAACCGCATTGACAAAAAGCTCATTAAACTACATCATTCTCCGGCCAACGTTACTCAATCATTATCTTTTACCCTGGCTAGAACAACTGCAAAAAACAGGTAGCTTAATTTTAACCGGGGATGGTAATCTCCGTCATTCTTGGGTCAGCCTTGACGACTTGGCTAAAATCACCATACAACTCACCCAAAATCCTGCCCTTTGGCGGCAAATTGTCCCCGTTGGTGGGCTAACACCGCTTAGCCGTTGGGATATTATTGATTTGTATCGCAAACTCACCCAATCCCAACCCATGATTATTCCCGTGCCTTTAGCATTTTTAGACGGGGTGCGTTGGGGTTTACAATGGCTGAATCAAGACGAGGATTTGGGCACCCTAAAAATTCTATTAAGCCATGAATTTATTTGTAATGAAAGTGAACAAAAACGATTGCAAAATCAATTAAATATCCAACTAGAATCCCTGGAGCAATTCTTGCAACGCTACTTGGGATTGGATCATTCGGGTAAAGAATAA